Proteins encoded within one genomic window of Paroedura picta isolate Pp20150507F chromosome 17, Ppicta_v3.0, whole genome shotgun sequence:
- the CLCN7 gene encoding H(+)/Cl(-) exchange transporter 7 isoform X1 yields MSNVATKVSWSGRAREGEEGAREDTPLLLNGDAPSPAKPRQLTPSSSASRLGHLSDVYLDEDAELEMDASGSLPNEIPHNEKLLSLKYESLDYDNCENQLFLEEERRNHTAFRTVEIRRWVICALIGIFTGLVACFIDILVECLAGLKYHVVKGNIDKFTETGGLSFSLLLWAALNAAVVMVGSVIVALVEPVAAGSGIPQIKCYLNGVKIPHVVRLKTLLVKVCGVILSVVGGLAVGKEGPMIHSGAVIAAGISQGRSTSLKRDFKIFEYFRRDTEKRDFVSAGAAAGVSAAFGAPVGGVLFSLEEGASFWNQFLTWRIFFASMISTFTLNSILSIYHGNPWDLSSPGLINFGRFDTEKVGYTIQEIPIFIFMGVVGGILGATFNALNYWLTMFRIRYIHRPCLQVLEAMLVGAVTAAVGFVMIYSSQDCQPLQGNRVTYPLQLFCADGEYNSMATAFFNTPEKSVVSLFHDPPGTYNPMTLGMFTLVYFFLACWTYGLTVSAGVFIPSLLIGAAWGRLFGISLSYITSGWIWADPGKYALMGAAAQLGGIVRMTLSLTVIMMEATGNVTYGFPIMLILMTAKIVGDFFVEGLYDMHIQLQSVPFLHWEAPVTSHSLIAREVMSTPVTCLRQVEKVGTIVDILSDPSSNHNGFPVVESVPGGSQTLGLRGLILRSQLIVLLKHKVFVERTSLSLVHRRLKLKDFRDAYPRFPPIQSIHVSQDERECMMDLTEFMNPSPYTVPQVGGWAPTCRGRAWLQGGRLSLRGAPLPTSPLLCPQEASLPRVFKLFRALGLRHLVVVDNRNQVVGLVTRKDLARYRMGKEGLEELALAQT; encoded by the exons ATGTCGAACGTGGCGACGAAGGTCTCGTGGTCGGGGCGGGCGCGGGAGGGCGAGGAGGGCGCGCGGGAGGACACGCCGCTCCTGCTCAACGGGGACGCGCCGAGCCCCGCCAAGCCCCGCCAG CTCACGCCCTCTTCGTCGGCCTCTCGCCTGGGACACCTGAGCGATGTCTACCTCGACGAAGACGCCGAactg GAGATGGACGCCTCCGGGTCCCTTCCCAACGAGATCCCCCACAACGAGAAGCTCCTGTCCCTCAAGTACGAG AGTTTGGACTACGACAACTGcgagaaccagctcttcctggaagaggaaaggaggaaccACACG GCCTTCCGGACGGTGGAGATCCGGCGCTGGGTCATCTGTGCCCTGATTGGGATTTTCACGGGCCTCGTGGCCTGCTTCATCGACATCCTGGTGGAATGCCTGGCCGGGCTGAAGTACCACGTGGTGAAGGGAA atATCGACAAGTTCACGGAGACCGGAGGGCTGTCCTTCTCGCTGCTTCTCTGGGCCGCCCTCAACGCCGCCGTGGTCATGGTGGGCTCGGTGATTGTGGCCCTTGTGGAG CCGGTGGCTGCCGGGAGCGGGATCCCCCAGATAAAATGCTATCTCAATGGGGTGAAGATCCCCCACGTGGTCCGGTTGAAG ACGCTGTTGGTCAAAGTCTGTGGAGTGATTCTCTCGGTGGTCGGAGGCCTGGCCGTGGGAAAG GAAGGACCAATGATTCACTCTGGGGCCGTCATTGCAGCTGGGATTTCTCAGGGAAGGTCGACGTCCTTGAAGAGGGACTTCAAG ATCTTTGAGTATTTCCGGAGAGACACGGAGAAAAGGGATTTCGTCTCGGCCGGAGCCGCAGCAGGGGTCTCGGCTGCCTTTGGAGCCCCCGTCG GCGGCGTCTTGTTCAGCTTGGAGGAAGGTGCGTCCTTTTGGAACCAGTTCCTGACCTGGCGGATT tTCTTCGCCTCCATGATCTCCACCTTCACCTTGAACTCCATCCTGAGCATTTACCACGGGAACCCCTGGGACCTCTCCAGTCCAGGGCTCATCAATTTCGGGCGCTTTGACACCGAG AAAGTGGGCTACACGATCCAAGAAATCCCGATCTTCATCtttatgggagtggtgg GCGGGATTCTCGGGGCCACCTTCAACGCCTTGAACTACTGGCTGACCATGTTCCGGATcag GTACATCCACCGGCCCTGCCTGCAGGTCCTGGAGGCCATGCTGGTGGGGGCCGTGACGGCGGCCGTGGGGTTCGTGATGATCTACAGCTCCCAGGACTGCCAGCCCCTCCAGGGCAACCGGGTGACCTACCCGCTGCAG CTCTTCTGTGCTGACGGCGAATACAACTCGATGGCCACGGCCTTCTTCAACACGCCCGAGAAAAGCGTGGTCAGCCTCTTCCACGACCCTCCAG GGACCTACAACCCCATGACCTTGGGCATGTTCACCTTGGTGTATTTCTTCCTGGCCTGCTGGACCTACGGGCTGACGGTCTCCGCGGGGGTCTTCATCCCCTCCCTGCTGATCGGGGCTGCCTGGGGCCGCCTCTTTGGCATCTCCCTGTCCTACATCACCAGCGGCTGG ATCTGGGCTGACCCGGGGAAATACGCTTTGatgggagctgcggcccagctgG GGGGCATCGTGCGCATGACCCTGAGCCTGACGGTCATCATGATGGAGGCAACTGGCAACGTGACCTACGGCTTCCCCATCATGCTCATCCTCATGACGGCCAAGATCGTGGGGGACTTCTTCGTCGAG ggcctgtaCGACATGCACATCCAGCTGCAGAGCGTCCCCTTCCTGCACTGGGAGGCCCCCGTCACCTCACACTCCCTCATCGCCAG ggaggtgaTGAGCACGCCCGTCACGTGCCTGCgccaggtggagaaggtgggcacCATCGTGGACATCCTCAGCGACCCCTCCTCCAACCACAACGGCTTCCCGGTGGTGGAGAGCGTCCCTGGCGGCTCACAG ACTCTGGGACTgcgagggctgatcctgcgctccCAGCTGATCGTGCTGCTGAAGCATAAG GTCTTTGTGGAGCGCACCAGCCTCTCCCTGGTGCACCGCCGCCTGAAGCTGAAGGACTTCCGGGACGCCTACCCCCGCTTCCCCCCCATCCAGTCCATCCACGTCTCTCAGGACGAGCGGGAGTGCATGATGGACCTCACCGAATTCATGAACCCCTCGCCCTACACGGTGccgcaggtgggtgggtgggcaccCACATGCCGGGGCAGGGCATGGCTCCAAGGGGGGAGGCTGTCTTTGCGGGGAGCCCCTTTGCCCACCAGCCCTCTTCTGTGTCCCcaggaggcctccctccctcgcgTCTTCAAGCTCTTCCGAGCCCTGGGCTTGCGCCACTTGGTGGTGGTGGACAATCGTAACCAG gtGGTCGGACTGGTCACCAGGAAGGATCTGGCCCGCTACCGCATGGGGAAGGAGGGCCTGGAGGAATTGGCGCTGGCCCAGACATGA
- the CLCN7 gene encoding H(+)/Cl(-) exchange transporter 7 isoform X3: MSNVATKVSWSGRAREGEEGAREDTPLLLNGDAPSPAKPRQLTPSSSASRLGHLSDVYLDEDAELEMDASGSLPNEIPHNEKLLSLKYESLDYDNCENQLFLEEERRNHTAFRTVEIRRWVICALIGIFTGLVACFIDILVECLAGLKYHVVKGNIDKFTETGGLSFSLLLWAALNAAVVMVGSVIVALVEPVAAGSGIPQIKCYLNGVKIPHVVRLKTLLVKVCGVILSVVGGLAVGKEGPMIHSGAVIAAGISQGRSTSLKRDFKIFEYFRRDTEKRDFVSAGAAAGVSAAFGAPVGGVLFSLEEGASFWNQFLTWRIFFASMISTFTLNSILSIYHGNPWDLSSPGLINFGRFDTEKVGYTIQEIPIFIFMGVVGGILGATFNALNYWLTMFRIRYIHRPCLQVLEAMLVGAVTAAVGFVMIYSSQDCQPLQGNRVTYPLQLFCADGEYNSMATAFFNTPEKSVVSLFHDPPGTYNPMTLGMFTLVYFFLACWTYGLTVSAGVFIPSLLIGAAWGRLFGISLSYITSGWIWADPGKYALMGAAAQLGGIVRMTLSLTVIMMEATGNVTYGFPIMLILMTAKIVGDFFVEGLYDMHIQLQSVPFLHWEAPVTSHSLIAREVMSTPVTCLRQVEKVGTIVDILSDPSSNHNGFPVVESVPGGSQTLGLRGLILRSQLIVLLKHKVFVERTSLSLVHRRLKLKDFRDAYPRFPPIQSIHVSQDERECMMDLTEFMNPSPYTVPQEASLPRVFKLFRALGLRHLVVVDNRNQVVGLVTRKDLARYRMGKEGLEELALAQT; this comes from the exons ATGTCGAACGTGGCGACGAAGGTCTCGTGGTCGGGGCGGGCGCGGGAGGGCGAGGAGGGCGCGCGGGAGGACACGCCGCTCCTGCTCAACGGGGACGCGCCGAGCCCCGCCAAGCCCCGCCAG CTCACGCCCTCTTCGTCGGCCTCTCGCCTGGGACACCTGAGCGATGTCTACCTCGACGAAGACGCCGAactg GAGATGGACGCCTCCGGGTCCCTTCCCAACGAGATCCCCCACAACGAGAAGCTCCTGTCCCTCAAGTACGAG AGTTTGGACTACGACAACTGcgagaaccagctcttcctggaagaggaaaggaggaaccACACG GCCTTCCGGACGGTGGAGATCCGGCGCTGGGTCATCTGTGCCCTGATTGGGATTTTCACGGGCCTCGTGGCCTGCTTCATCGACATCCTGGTGGAATGCCTGGCCGGGCTGAAGTACCACGTGGTGAAGGGAA atATCGACAAGTTCACGGAGACCGGAGGGCTGTCCTTCTCGCTGCTTCTCTGGGCCGCCCTCAACGCCGCCGTGGTCATGGTGGGCTCGGTGATTGTGGCCCTTGTGGAG CCGGTGGCTGCCGGGAGCGGGATCCCCCAGATAAAATGCTATCTCAATGGGGTGAAGATCCCCCACGTGGTCCGGTTGAAG ACGCTGTTGGTCAAAGTCTGTGGAGTGATTCTCTCGGTGGTCGGAGGCCTGGCCGTGGGAAAG GAAGGACCAATGATTCACTCTGGGGCCGTCATTGCAGCTGGGATTTCTCAGGGAAGGTCGACGTCCTTGAAGAGGGACTTCAAG ATCTTTGAGTATTTCCGGAGAGACACGGAGAAAAGGGATTTCGTCTCGGCCGGAGCCGCAGCAGGGGTCTCGGCTGCCTTTGGAGCCCCCGTCG GCGGCGTCTTGTTCAGCTTGGAGGAAGGTGCGTCCTTTTGGAACCAGTTCCTGACCTGGCGGATT tTCTTCGCCTCCATGATCTCCACCTTCACCTTGAACTCCATCCTGAGCATTTACCACGGGAACCCCTGGGACCTCTCCAGTCCAGGGCTCATCAATTTCGGGCGCTTTGACACCGAG AAAGTGGGCTACACGATCCAAGAAATCCCGATCTTCATCtttatgggagtggtgg GCGGGATTCTCGGGGCCACCTTCAACGCCTTGAACTACTGGCTGACCATGTTCCGGATcag GTACATCCACCGGCCCTGCCTGCAGGTCCTGGAGGCCATGCTGGTGGGGGCCGTGACGGCGGCCGTGGGGTTCGTGATGATCTACAGCTCCCAGGACTGCCAGCCCCTCCAGGGCAACCGGGTGACCTACCCGCTGCAG CTCTTCTGTGCTGACGGCGAATACAACTCGATGGCCACGGCCTTCTTCAACACGCCCGAGAAAAGCGTGGTCAGCCTCTTCCACGACCCTCCAG GGACCTACAACCCCATGACCTTGGGCATGTTCACCTTGGTGTATTTCTTCCTGGCCTGCTGGACCTACGGGCTGACGGTCTCCGCGGGGGTCTTCATCCCCTCCCTGCTGATCGGGGCTGCCTGGGGCCGCCTCTTTGGCATCTCCCTGTCCTACATCACCAGCGGCTGG ATCTGGGCTGACCCGGGGAAATACGCTTTGatgggagctgcggcccagctgG GGGGCATCGTGCGCATGACCCTGAGCCTGACGGTCATCATGATGGAGGCAACTGGCAACGTGACCTACGGCTTCCCCATCATGCTCATCCTCATGACGGCCAAGATCGTGGGGGACTTCTTCGTCGAG ggcctgtaCGACATGCACATCCAGCTGCAGAGCGTCCCCTTCCTGCACTGGGAGGCCCCCGTCACCTCACACTCCCTCATCGCCAG ggaggtgaTGAGCACGCCCGTCACGTGCCTGCgccaggtggagaaggtgggcacCATCGTGGACATCCTCAGCGACCCCTCCTCCAACCACAACGGCTTCCCGGTGGTGGAGAGCGTCCCTGGCGGCTCACAG ACTCTGGGACTgcgagggctgatcctgcgctccCAGCTGATCGTGCTGCTGAAGCATAAG GTCTTTGTGGAGCGCACCAGCCTCTCCCTGGTGCACCGCCGCCTGAAGCTGAAGGACTTCCGGGACGCCTACCCCCGCTTCCCCCCCATCCAGTCCATCCACGTCTCTCAGGACGAGCGGGAGTGCATGATGGACCTCACCGAATTCATGAACCCCTCGCCCTACACGGTGccgcag gaggcctccctccctcgcgTCTTCAAGCTCTTCCGAGCCCTGGGCTTGCGCCACTTGGTGGTGGTGGACAATCGTAACCAG gtGGTCGGACTGGTCACCAGGAAGGATCTGGCCCGCTACCGCATGGGGAAGGAGGGCCTGGAGGAATTGGCGCTGGCCCAGACATGA
- the CLCN7 gene encoding H(+)/Cl(-) exchange transporter 7 isoform X2 yields MSNVATKVSWSGRAREGEEGAREDTPLLLNGDAPSPAKPRQLTPSSSASRLGHLSDVYLDEDAELEMDASGSLPNEIPHNEKLLSLKYESLDYDNCENQLFLEEERRNHTAFRTVEIRRWVICALIGIFTGLVACFIDILVECLAGLKYHVVKGNIDKFTETGGLSFSLLLWAALNAAVVMVGSVIVALVEPVAAGSGIPQIKCYLNGVKIPHVVRLKTLLVKVCGVILSVVGGLAVGKEGPMIHSGAVIAAGISQGRSTSLKRDFKIFEYFRRDTEKRDFVSAGAAAGVSAAFGAPVGGVLFSLEEGASFWNQFLTWRIFFASMISTFTLNSILSIYHGNPWDLSSPGLINFGRFDTEKVGYTIQEIPIFIFMGVVGGILGATFNALNYWLTMFRIRYIHRPCLQVLEAMLVGAVTAAVGFVMIYSSQDCQPLQGNRVTYPLQLFCADGEYNSMATAFFNTPEKSVVSLFHDPPGTYNPMTLGMFTLVYFFLACWTYGLTVSAGVFIPSLLIGAAWGRLFGISLSYITSGWIWADPGKYALMGAAAQLGGIVRMTLSLTVIMMEATGNVTYGFPIMLILMTAKIVGDFFVEGLYDMHIQLQSVPFLHWEAPVTSHSLIAREVMSTPVTCLRQVEKVGTIVDILSDPSSNHNGFPVVESVPGGSQTLGLRGLILRSQLIVLLKHKVFVERTSLSLVHRRLKLKDFRDAYPRFPPIQSIHVSQDERECMMDLTEFMNPSPYTVPQVGGWAPTCRGRAWLQGGRLSLRGAPLPTSPLLCPQEASLPRVFKLFRALGLRHLVVVDNRNQVSGGGEGASSPRQGLRRLENQRGG; encoded by the exons ATGTCGAACGTGGCGACGAAGGTCTCGTGGTCGGGGCGGGCGCGGGAGGGCGAGGAGGGCGCGCGGGAGGACACGCCGCTCCTGCTCAACGGGGACGCGCCGAGCCCCGCCAAGCCCCGCCAG CTCACGCCCTCTTCGTCGGCCTCTCGCCTGGGACACCTGAGCGATGTCTACCTCGACGAAGACGCCGAactg GAGATGGACGCCTCCGGGTCCCTTCCCAACGAGATCCCCCACAACGAGAAGCTCCTGTCCCTCAAGTACGAG AGTTTGGACTACGACAACTGcgagaaccagctcttcctggaagaggaaaggaggaaccACACG GCCTTCCGGACGGTGGAGATCCGGCGCTGGGTCATCTGTGCCCTGATTGGGATTTTCACGGGCCTCGTGGCCTGCTTCATCGACATCCTGGTGGAATGCCTGGCCGGGCTGAAGTACCACGTGGTGAAGGGAA atATCGACAAGTTCACGGAGACCGGAGGGCTGTCCTTCTCGCTGCTTCTCTGGGCCGCCCTCAACGCCGCCGTGGTCATGGTGGGCTCGGTGATTGTGGCCCTTGTGGAG CCGGTGGCTGCCGGGAGCGGGATCCCCCAGATAAAATGCTATCTCAATGGGGTGAAGATCCCCCACGTGGTCCGGTTGAAG ACGCTGTTGGTCAAAGTCTGTGGAGTGATTCTCTCGGTGGTCGGAGGCCTGGCCGTGGGAAAG GAAGGACCAATGATTCACTCTGGGGCCGTCATTGCAGCTGGGATTTCTCAGGGAAGGTCGACGTCCTTGAAGAGGGACTTCAAG ATCTTTGAGTATTTCCGGAGAGACACGGAGAAAAGGGATTTCGTCTCGGCCGGAGCCGCAGCAGGGGTCTCGGCTGCCTTTGGAGCCCCCGTCG GCGGCGTCTTGTTCAGCTTGGAGGAAGGTGCGTCCTTTTGGAACCAGTTCCTGACCTGGCGGATT tTCTTCGCCTCCATGATCTCCACCTTCACCTTGAACTCCATCCTGAGCATTTACCACGGGAACCCCTGGGACCTCTCCAGTCCAGGGCTCATCAATTTCGGGCGCTTTGACACCGAG AAAGTGGGCTACACGATCCAAGAAATCCCGATCTTCATCtttatgggagtggtgg GCGGGATTCTCGGGGCCACCTTCAACGCCTTGAACTACTGGCTGACCATGTTCCGGATcag GTACATCCACCGGCCCTGCCTGCAGGTCCTGGAGGCCATGCTGGTGGGGGCCGTGACGGCGGCCGTGGGGTTCGTGATGATCTACAGCTCCCAGGACTGCCAGCCCCTCCAGGGCAACCGGGTGACCTACCCGCTGCAG CTCTTCTGTGCTGACGGCGAATACAACTCGATGGCCACGGCCTTCTTCAACACGCCCGAGAAAAGCGTGGTCAGCCTCTTCCACGACCCTCCAG GGACCTACAACCCCATGACCTTGGGCATGTTCACCTTGGTGTATTTCTTCCTGGCCTGCTGGACCTACGGGCTGACGGTCTCCGCGGGGGTCTTCATCCCCTCCCTGCTGATCGGGGCTGCCTGGGGCCGCCTCTTTGGCATCTCCCTGTCCTACATCACCAGCGGCTGG ATCTGGGCTGACCCGGGGAAATACGCTTTGatgggagctgcggcccagctgG GGGGCATCGTGCGCATGACCCTGAGCCTGACGGTCATCATGATGGAGGCAACTGGCAACGTGACCTACGGCTTCCCCATCATGCTCATCCTCATGACGGCCAAGATCGTGGGGGACTTCTTCGTCGAG ggcctgtaCGACATGCACATCCAGCTGCAGAGCGTCCCCTTCCTGCACTGGGAGGCCCCCGTCACCTCACACTCCCTCATCGCCAG ggaggtgaTGAGCACGCCCGTCACGTGCCTGCgccaggtggagaaggtgggcacCATCGTGGACATCCTCAGCGACCCCTCCTCCAACCACAACGGCTTCCCGGTGGTGGAGAGCGTCCCTGGCGGCTCACAG ACTCTGGGACTgcgagggctgatcctgcgctccCAGCTGATCGTGCTGCTGAAGCATAAG GTCTTTGTGGAGCGCACCAGCCTCTCCCTGGTGCACCGCCGCCTGAAGCTGAAGGACTTCCGGGACGCCTACCCCCGCTTCCCCCCCATCCAGTCCATCCACGTCTCTCAGGACGAGCGGGAGTGCATGATGGACCTCACCGAATTCATGAACCCCTCGCCCTACACGGTGccgcaggtgggtgggtgggcaccCACATGCCGGGGCAGGGCATGGCTCCAAGGGGGGAGGCTGTCTTTGCGGGGAGCCCCTTTGCCCACCAGCCCTCTTCTGTGTCCCcaggaggcctccctccctcgcgTCTTCAAGCTCTTCCGAGCCCTGGGCTTGCGCCACTTGGTGGTGGTGGACAATCGTAACCAGGTgagtggaggtggggagggggcttcctcACCCCGCCAAGGGCTGAGACGGCTTGAGAACCAGCgtggcggttaa